A single window of Coturnix japonica isolate 7356 chromosome 17, Coturnix japonica 2.1, whole genome shotgun sequence DNA harbors:
- the TSC1 gene encoding hamartin isoform X3, with the protein MAQQGNVGELLSMLDSPILGVLEDITAAFKDNLICDRGPMLVNSLVDYYLETNSQQALHILSTLQEPHDKHLLDKINEYMGKAATRLPTLSLLGHVIRRQPSWKHKLSQAPLLLSLLKCLKTDTDVVVLTTGVLVLITMLPMIPQSGKQYLHDFFGIFGRLSAWCLQNPGHVAEIYLVHLHASVYALFHRLYGMYPCNFVSFLRSHYSMKENLETFEEVVKPMMEHVRIHPELVTGSKDHELDPRRWKRLETHDVVIECAKISLDPAEASYEDGYYSASRKSCTNLKHHQTDPSASHYIDTQSSYGTSTPYSTPRLTLSQMPGQLPQILSPQSIKLSTEPQQVNIWSPSAVCGMTTPPTSPGIVPSESSQSASQPYSKAFGTSAVGKGTPLGTPATSPPPCTSDDFVHVTLPSAAATPPKKEDKPDSGRPSLYRQQNVISSDKSLDASGSKSSVTLSDLPEFLGGLSFEDSAEKDREEDAISKEISEITTDAEHMVPRGGFDSPFYHTNENLSGSQKKTQSVVSSVQGHSLTSEPLTSSLDKPGPESALETPKQTFTPIDKPCGGSGESPAGNREGTSGETSILTPSPCKASAQGRAVFGSGQPPLYEHLFEVALPKTAYLFVGKKTEELLKKAKGTQDKDCMSSTSPVEVLDRLIQQGADAHTKELNKLSLPSKSADWTHFGDEIHTLRNQLLLLHNQLLYERFKRQQHALRNRRLLRKVIKATALEEHNAAMKDQLKLQEKEIQALKLSLQKEQARYHQFQEEHESIVAQLHSQIRQLQHDREEFYNQSQELQTKLEDCRNMIADLRLELKKANNKVCHTELLLSQVSQKLSNSESVQQQMEFLNRQLLVLGEVNELYLEQLQHKHTDTTKEVEMLHAAFRKELEKAKLCVQQQSQRLDASQKRIAELESQLSKKDHLFLEQKKYLEDVKIKARGQLQAVESRYRAQKRITQAFELEILNLFGRLENSPLKKLEDEKTEAAEAAEERLDCGNEGCADTVAGHSEETIDRNGETKPPSTRGSSKGGSNSELSTPEKKQNQRFSSRWETSMLREPSTTVPLTVGSLPSSKSFLGMKSRELFRNKSESQCDEHGVTINSLSDTLKTELCKDPSMETKALPSPDNLSLSPKIQESSVGQLHIMDYNETHHDHS; encoded by the exons ATGGCACAGCAAGGGAATGTTGGTGAGCTCCTCTCAATGCTGGATTCTCCAATTCTGGGTGTCCTGGAAGACATAACAGCTGCATTCAAAGATAATCTCATTTGTG ACCGTGGACCTATGCTTGTGAACAGCCTCGTAGACTATTACTTGGAAACCAATTCTCAGCAGGCACTGCATATACTGTCCACATTGCAGGAGCCTCATgacaag CACCTTCTGGACAAAATTAATGAATATATGGGCAAAGCTGCTACTCGTTTACCCACTCTCTCGCTGCTGGGACATGTGATAAGACGACAACCATCATGGAAACATAAGCTTTCTCAAGCACCTCTCCTACTTTCATTACTTAAATGTCTCAAG ACTGACACAGATGTAGTAGTACTCACCACAGGTGTCCTAGTGCTAATAACCATGTTGCCAATGATTCCTCAGTCTGGCAAACAGTACCTCCATGATTTCTTTGGTATCTTTGGGCGTCTCTCAGCCTGGTGCTTGCAGAATCCAG GTCACGTGGCAGAGATTTATCTTGTCCATCTTCATGCCAGTGTTTATGCTCTCTTTCATCGGCTTTATGGAATGTATCCTTGCAATTTTGTCTCCTTTCTGCGTTCTCACTACAGTATGAAGGAAAACTTGGAGACCTTTGAAGAGGTAGTCAAG CCAATGATGGAACATGTGCGAATTCATCCAGAATTAGTGACTGGATCTAAGGACCATGAACTGGACCCACGAAG GTGGAAAAGACTAGAAACTCATGATGTTGTGATAGAATGTGCCAAAATCTCCCTGGACCCTGCAGAAGCCTCATATGAAGATGGCTATTACTCTGCATCTCGGAAATCCTGTACAAACTTAAAACATCATCAAACTGACCCCAGTGCCAGCCATTACATTGACACACAGAGCAGCTATG ggACATCTACCCCATATTCCACTCCTCGGCTAACACTATCACAAATGCCAGGGCAGCTACCTCAGATTCTGAGCCCGCAGTCAATAAAGCTGTCAACTGAGCCACAGCAG GTTAACATCTGGAGTCCTTCTGCAGTTTGTGGTATGACCACTCCACCAACCTCCCCTGGAATTGTCCCATCAGAGTCATCCCAGTCAGCATCACAACCTTACAGCAAAGCTTTTGGCACATCTG CAGTGGGGAAGGGAACACCTTTGGGGACACCAGCCACATCTCCTCCACCCTGCACTTCAGATGACTTTGTGCATGTCAcacttccttcagctgctgccacaCCTCCTAAAAAG GAGGACAAACCAGATTCGGGGAGGCCTTCACTGTACCGACAGCAAAATGTCATAAGCAGCGATAAATCATTGG aCGCATCTGGTAGTAAAAGTTCAGTAACCTTAAGTGATCTTCCAGAGTTTTTAGGCGGTTTGTCTTTTGAAGATAGCGCTgaaaaggacagagaagaaG ATGCAATATCTAAAGAGATCTCCGAGATCACAACTGATGCTGAACACATGGTGCCTAGAGGAGGATTTGACTCTCCATTTTACcacacaaatgaaaatctgtcAGGTTCTCAGAAGAAGACCCAGTCAGTAGTCTCTAGTGTTCAGGGACACAGTCTGACCTCTGAGCCTTTAACATCTTCTCTGGACAAGCCTGGGCCTGAGAGTGCACTGGAGACACCCAAACAAACGTTTACTCCCATAGACAAGCCCTGCGGAGGCTCTGGTGAAAGCCCTGCTGGTAACAGGGAAGGAACCTCTGGGGAGACAAGTATTCTCACTCCCAGCCCTTGCAAAGCATCAGCACAGGGAAGAGCAGTGTTTGGGAGTGGGCAGCCTCCCCTGTATGAGCACCTTTTTGAGGTTGCGTTACCAAAGACTGCCTACCTCTTTGTTGGCAAGAAGACTGAGGAGCTGCTAAAGAAAGCCAAGGGAACCCAGGATAAAGACTGCATGTCCTCTACTTCTCCAGTGGAAGTACTGGATAGACTGATACAGCAAGGGGCGGATGCACACACTAAGGAGCTGAACAA attGTCTCTGCCAAGCAAATCTGCTGACTGGACTCACTTTGGAG ATGAGATTCACACCCTGCGTAACCAATTGCTGTTGCTGCACAACCAGTTGCTGTATGAACGCTTCAAAAGGCAACAACATGCCCTCCGGAATCGGCGGCTTTTGCGCAAAGTGATTAAAGCCACAGCACTGGAGGAACATAATGCTGCCATG AAAGACCAGCtaaaattacaggaaaaagaaatccaggcCTTGAAACTGAGTCTACAGAAAGAACAGGCCAGGTACCACCAGTTTCAGGAGGAGCATGAGAGTATAGTGGCTCAGCTTCACAGCCAGATCAGACAGCTGCAACATGACCGTGAGGAATTCTACAACCAGAGCCAGGAATTGCAG acCAAGCTGGAAGACTGCCGGAACATGATTGCAGATCTGAGGTTAGAATTGAAAAAGGCTAACAACAAAGTCTGTCACACAGAACTGCTTCTTAGCCAGGTTTCTCAGAAG ctTTCCAACAGTGAATCGGTGCAACAGCAGATGGAGTTCTTGAACAGACAACTTCTGGTTCTTGGAGAGGTCAATGAGTTGtacctggagcagctgcagcacaagcaCACAGACACTACAAAG gAGGTTGAAATGTTGCATGCTGCTTTTCGAAAGGAActggagaaagcaaaactgtgtGTTCAGCAGCAAAGCCAAAGGCTCGATGCTTCCCAGAAACGGATAGCTGAACTGGAATCTCAGCTTTCTAAAAAGGACCACCTCTTCTTGGAGCAAAAGAAATACCTGGAAGATGTCAAAATCAAAGCAAG AGGTCAGTTGCAAGCAGTAGAAAGTAGATACAGGGCCCAGAAAAGAATCACCCAGGCGTTTGAGCTGGAGATCTTGAACCTGTTTGGCCGACTGGAGAACAGCCCGCTGAAGAAActtgaagatgaaaaaacagaagcagctgaagcGGCAGAAGAAAG GCTGGATTGTGGTAATGAAGGTTGTGCAGATACTGTGGCAGGACACAGTGAAGAAACCATTGATAGAAATGGAGAAACCAAACCTCCCAGCACTCGAGGTAGCAGTAAAGGTGGCAGCAACAGTGAGCTCTCCaccccagaaaaaaaacagaaccagAGATTCAGCAGTCGCTGGGAGACCTCCATGTTGCGGGAGCCCTCCACTACTGTCCCACTGACTGTAGGTTCACTCCCCAGCTCCAAGAGCTTCCTTGGTATGAAGTCACGAGAGTTGTTTCGCAACAAGAGTGAGAGCCAGTGTGATGAGCACGGTGTAACCATCAACAGCCTTTCTGATACTCTAAAGACTGAACTATGTAAAGATCCAAGCATGGAGACGAAGGCTCTACCAAGCCCCGATAACCTCAGCCTCTCACCTAAGATCCAGGAAAGCAGTGTTGGACAGCTTCATATCATGGACTACAATGAAACTCATCATGACCACAGTTAA
- the TSC1 gene encoding hamartin isoform X2: MAQQGNVGELLSMLDSPILGVLEDITAAFKDNLICDRGPMLVNSLVDYYLETNSQQALHILSTLQEPHDKHLLDKINEYMGKAATRLPTLSLLGHVIRRQPSWKHKLSQAPLLLSLLKCLKTDTDVVVLTTGVLVLITMLPMIPQSGKQYLHDFFGIFGRLSAWCLQNPGHVAEIYLVHLHASVYALFHRLYGMYPCNFVSFLRSHYSMKENLETFEEVVKPMMEHVRIHPELVTGSKDHELDPRRWKRLETHDVVIECAKISLDPAEASYEDGYYSASRKSCTNLKHHQTDPSASHYIDTQSSYGTSTPYSTPRLTLSQMPGQLPQILSPQSIKLSTEPQQVNIWSPSAVCGMTTPPTSPGIVPSESSQSASQPYSKAFGTSAVGKGTPLGTPATSPPPCTSDDFVHVTLPSAAATPPKKEDKPDSGRPSLYRQQNVISSDKSLDASGSKSSVTLSDLPEFLGGLSFEDSAEKDREEDAISKEISEITTDAEHMVPRGGFDSPFYHTNENLSGSQKKTQSVVSSVQGHSLTSEPLTSSLDKPGPESALETPKQTFTPIDKPCGGSGESPAGNREGTSGETSILTPSPCKASAQGRAVFGSGQPPLYEHLFEVALPKTAYLFVGKKTEELLKKAKGTQDKDCMSSTSPVEVLDRLIQQGADAHTKELNKLSLPSKSADWTHFGGSPPSDEIHTLRNQLLLLHNQLLYERFKRQQHALRNRRLLRKVIKATALEEHNAAMKDQLKLQEKEIQALKLSLQKEQARYHQFQEEHESIVAQLHSQIRQLQHDREEFYNQSQELQTKLEDCRNMIADLRLELKKANNKVCHTELLLSQVSQKLSNSESVQQQMEFLNRQLLVLGEVNELYLEQLQHKHTDTTKVEMLHAAFRKELEKAKLCVQQQSQRLDASQKRIAELESQLSKKDHLFLEQKKYLEDVKIKARGQLQAVESRYRAQKRITQAFELEILNLFGRLENSPLKKLEDEKTEAAEAAEERLDCGNEGCADTVAGHSEETIDRNGETKPPSTRGSSKGGSNSELSTPEKKQNQRFSSRWETSMLREPSTTVPLTVGSLPSSKSFLGMKSRELFRNKSESQCDEHGVTINSLSDTLKTELCKDPSMETKALPSPDNLSLSPKIQESSVGQLHIMDYNETHHDHS; this comes from the exons ATGGCACAGCAAGGGAATGTTGGTGAGCTCCTCTCAATGCTGGATTCTCCAATTCTGGGTGTCCTGGAAGACATAACAGCTGCATTCAAAGATAATCTCATTTGTG ACCGTGGACCTATGCTTGTGAACAGCCTCGTAGACTATTACTTGGAAACCAATTCTCAGCAGGCACTGCATATACTGTCCACATTGCAGGAGCCTCATgacaag CACCTTCTGGACAAAATTAATGAATATATGGGCAAAGCTGCTACTCGTTTACCCACTCTCTCGCTGCTGGGACATGTGATAAGACGACAACCATCATGGAAACATAAGCTTTCTCAAGCACCTCTCCTACTTTCATTACTTAAATGTCTCAAG ACTGACACAGATGTAGTAGTACTCACCACAGGTGTCCTAGTGCTAATAACCATGTTGCCAATGATTCCTCAGTCTGGCAAACAGTACCTCCATGATTTCTTTGGTATCTTTGGGCGTCTCTCAGCCTGGTGCTTGCAGAATCCAG GTCACGTGGCAGAGATTTATCTTGTCCATCTTCATGCCAGTGTTTATGCTCTCTTTCATCGGCTTTATGGAATGTATCCTTGCAATTTTGTCTCCTTTCTGCGTTCTCACTACAGTATGAAGGAAAACTTGGAGACCTTTGAAGAGGTAGTCAAG CCAATGATGGAACATGTGCGAATTCATCCAGAATTAGTGACTGGATCTAAGGACCATGAACTGGACCCACGAAG GTGGAAAAGACTAGAAACTCATGATGTTGTGATAGAATGTGCCAAAATCTCCCTGGACCCTGCAGAAGCCTCATATGAAGATGGCTATTACTCTGCATCTCGGAAATCCTGTACAAACTTAAAACATCATCAAACTGACCCCAGTGCCAGCCATTACATTGACACACAGAGCAGCTATG ggACATCTACCCCATATTCCACTCCTCGGCTAACACTATCACAAATGCCAGGGCAGCTACCTCAGATTCTGAGCCCGCAGTCAATAAAGCTGTCAACTGAGCCACAGCAG GTTAACATCTGGAGTCCTTCTGCAGTTTGTGGTATGACCACTCCACCAACCTCCCCTGGAATTGTCCCATCAGAGTCATCCCAGTCAGCATCACAACCTTACAGCAAAGCTTTTGGCACATCTG CAGTGGGGAAGGGAACACCTTTGGGGACACCAGCCACATCTCCTCCACCCTGCACTTCAGATGACTTTGTGCATGTCAcacttccttcagctgctgccacaCCTCCTAAAAAG GAGGACAAACCAGATTCGGGGAGGCCTTCACTGTACCGACAGCAAAATGTCATAAGCAGCGATAAATCATTGG aCGCATCTGGTAGTAAAAGTTCAGTAACCTTAAGTGATCTTCCAGAGTTTTTAGGCGGTTTGTCTTTTGAAGATAGCGCTgaaaaggacagagaagaaG ATGCAATATCTAAAGAGATCTCCGAGATCACAACTGATGCTGAACACATGGTGCCTAGAGGAGGATTTGACTCTCCATTTTACcacacaaatgaaaatctgtcAGGTTCTCAGAAGAAGACCCAGTCAGTAGTCTCTAGTGTTCAGGGACACAGTCTGACCTCTGAGCCTTTAACATCTTCTCTGGACAAGCCTGGGCCTGAGAGTGCACTGGAGACACCCAAACAAACGTTTACTCCCATAGACAAGCCCTGCGGAGGCTCTGGTGAAAGCCCTGCTGGTAACAGGGAAGGAACCTCTGGGGAGACAAGTATTCTCACTCCCAGCCCTTGCAAAGCATCAGCACAGGGAAGAGCAGTGTTTGGGAGTGGGCAGCCTCCCCTGTATGAGCACCTTTTTGAGGTTGCGTTACCAAAGACTGCCTACCTCTTTGTTGGCAAGAAGACTGAGGAGCTGCTAAAGAAAGCCAAGGGAACCCAGGATAAAGACTGCATGTCCTCTACTTCTCCAGTGGAAGTACTGGATAGACTGATACAGCAAGGGGCGGATGCACACACTAAGGAGCTGAACAA attGTCTCTGCCAAGCAAATCTGCTGACTGGACTCACTTTGGAG GTTCTCCCCCTTCAGATGAGATTCACACCCTGCGTAACCAATTGCTGTTGCTGCACAACCAGTTGCTGTATGAACGCTTCAAAAGGCAACAACATGCCCTCCGGAATCGGCGGCTTTTGCGCAAAGTGATTAAAGCCACAGCACTGGAGGAACATAATGCTGCCATG AAAGACCAGCtaaaattacaggaaaaagaaatccaggcCTTGAAACTGAGTCTACAGAAAGAACAGGCCAGGTACCACCAGTTTCAGGAGGAGCATGAGAGTATAGTGGCTCAGCTTCACAGCCAGATCAGACAGCTGCAACATGACCGTGAGGAATTCTACAACCAGAGCCAGGAATTGCAG acCAAGCTGGAAGACTGCCGGAACATGATTGCAGATCTGAGGTTAGAATTGAAAAAGGCTAACAACAAAGTCTGTCACACAGAACTGCTTCTTAGCCAGGTTTCTCAGAAG ctTTCCAACAGTGAATCGGTGCAACAGCAGATGGAGTTCTTGAACAGACAACTTCTGGTTCTTGGAGAGGTCAATGAGTTGtacctggagcagctgcagcacaagcaCACAGACACTACAAAG GTTGAAATGTTGCATGCTGCTTTTCGAAAGGAActggagaaagcaaaactgtgtGTTCAGCAGCAAAGCCAAAGGCTCGATGCTTCCCAGAAACGGATAGCTGAACTGGAATCTCAGCTTTCTAAAAAGGACCACCTCTTCTTGGAGCAAAAGAAATACCTGGAAGATGTCAAAATCAAAGCAAG AGGTCAGTTGCAAGCAGTAGAAAGTAGATACAGGGCCCAGAAAAGAATCACCCAGGCGTTTGAGCTGGAGATCTTGAACCTGTTTGGCCGACTGGAGAACAGCCCGCTGAAGAAActtgaagatgaaaaaacagaagcagctgaagcGGCAGAAGAAAG GCTGGATTGTGGTAATGAAGGTTGTGCAGATACTGTGGCAGGACACAGTGAAGAAACCATTGATAGAAATGGAGAAACCAAACCTCCCAGCACTCGAGGTAGCAGTAAAGGTGGCAGCAACAGTGAGCTCTCCaccccagaaaaaaaacagaaccagAGATTCAGCAGTCGCTGGGAGACCTCCATGTTGCGGGAGCCCTCCACTACTGTCCCACTGACTGTAGGTTCACTCCCCAGCTCCAAGAGCTTCCTTGGTATGAAGTCACGAGAGTTGTTTCGCAACAAGAGTGAGAGCCAGTGTGATGAGCACGGTGTAACCATCAACAGCCTTTCTGATACTCTAAAGACTGAACTATGTAAAGATCCAAGCATGGAGACGAAGGCTCTACCAAGCCCCGATAACCTCAGCCTCTCACCTAAGATCCAGGAAAGCAGTGTTGGACAGCTTCATATCATGGACTACAATGAAACTCATCATGACCACAGTTAA
- the TSC1 gene encoding hamartin isoform X1, with the protein MAQQGNVGELLSMLDSPILGVLEDITAAFKDNLICDRGPMLVNSLVDYYLETNSQQALHILSTLQEPHDKHLLDKINEYMGKAATRLPTLSLLGHVIRRQPSWKHKLSQAPLLLSLLKCLKTDTDVVVLTTGVLVLITMLPMIPQSGKQYLHDFFGIFGRLSAWCLQNPGHVAEIYLVHLHASVYALFHRLYGMYPCNFVSFLRSHYSMKENLETFEEVVKPMMEHVRIHPELVTGSKDHELDPRRWKRLETHDVVIECAKISLDPAEASYEDGYYSASRKSCTNLKHHQTDPSASHYIDTQSSYGTSTPYSTPRLTLSQMPGQLPQILSPQSIKLSTEPQQVNIWSPSAVCGMTTPPTSPGIVPSESSQSASQPYSKAFGTSAVGKGTPLGTPATSPPPCTSDDFVHVTLPSAAATPPKKEDKPDSGRPSLYRQQNVISSDKSLDASGSKSSVTLSDLPEFLGGLSFEDSAEKDREEDAISKEISEITTDAEHMVPRGGFDSPFYHTNENLSGSQKKTQSVVSSVQGHSLTSEPLTSSLDKPGPESALETPKQTFTPIDKPCGGSGESPAGNREGTSGETSILTPSPCKASAQGRAVFGSGQPPLYEHLFEVALPKTAYLFVGKKTEELLKKAKGTQDKDCMSSTSPVEVLDRLIQQGADAHTKELNKLSLPSKSADWTHFGGSPPSDEIHTLRNQLLLLHNQLLYERFKRQQHALRNRRLLRKVIKATALEEHNAAMKDQLKLQEKEIQALKLSLQKEQARYHQFQEEHESIVAQLHSQIRQLQHDREEFYNQSQELQTKLEDCRNMIADLRLELKKANNKVCHTELLLSQVSQKLSNSESVQQQMEFLNRQLLVLGEVNELYLEQLQHKHTDTTKEVEMLHAAFRKELEKAKLCVQQQSQRLDASQKRIAELESQLSKKDHLFLEQKKYLEDVKIKARGQLQAVESRYRAQKRITQAFELEILNLFGRLENSPLKKLEDEKTEAAEAAEERLDCGNEGCADTVAGHSEETIDRNGETKPPSTRGSSKGGSNSELSTPEKKQNQRFSSRWETSMLREPSTTVPLTVGSLPSSKSFLGMKSRELFRNKSESQCDEHGVTINSLSDTLKTELCKDPSMETKALPSPDNLSLSPKIQESSVGQLHIMDYNETHHDHS; encoded by the exons ATGGCACAGCAAGGGAATGTTGGTGAGCTCCTCTCAATGCTGGATTCTCCAATTCTGGGTGTCCTGGAAGACATAACAGCTGCATTCAAAGATAATCTCATTTGTG ACCGTGGACCTATGCTTGTGAACAGCCTCGTAGACTATTACTTGGAAACCAATTCTCAGCAGGCACTGCATATACTGTCCACATTGCAGGAGCCTCATgacaag CACCTTCTGGACAAAATTAATGAATATATGGGCAAAGCTGCTACTCGTTTACCCACTCTCTCGCTGCTGGGACATGTGATAAGACGACAACCATCATGGAAACATAAGCTTTCTCAAGCACCTCTCCTACTTTCATTACTTAAATGTCTCAAG ACTGACACAGATGTAGTAGTACTCACCACAGGTGTCCTAGTGCTAATAACCATGTTGCCAATGATTCCTCAGTCTGGCAAACAGTACCTCCATGATTTCTTTGGTATCTTTGGGCGTCTCTCAGCCTGGTGCTTGCAGAATCCAG GTCACGTGGCAGAGATTTATCTTGTCCATCTTCATGCCAGTGTTTATGCTCTCTTTCATCGGCTTTATGGAATGTATCCTTGCAATTTTGTCTCCTTTCTGCGTTCTCACTACAGTATGAAGGAAAACTTGGAGACCTTTGAAGAGGTAGTCAAG CCAATGATGGAACATGTGCGAATTCATCCAGAATTAGTGACTGGATCTAAGGACCATGAACTGGACCCACGAAG GTGGAAAAGACTAGAAACTCATGATGTTGTGATAGAATGTGCCAAAATCTCCCTGGACCCTGCAGAAGCCTCATATGAAGATGGCTATTACTCTGCATCTCGGAAATCCTGTACAAACTTAAAACATCATCAAACTGACCCCAGTGCCAGCCATTACATTGACACACAGAGCAGCTATG ggACATCTACCCCATATTCCACTCCTCGGCTAACACTATCACAAATGCCAGGGCAGCTACCTCAGATTCTGAGCCCGCAGTCAATAAAGCTGTCAACTGAGCCACAGCAG GTTAACATCTGGAGTCCTTCTGCAGTTTGTGGTATGACCACTCCACCAACCTCCCCTGGAATTGTCCCATCAGAGTCATCCCAGTCAGCATCACAACCTTACAGCAAAGCTTTTGGCACATCTG CAGTGGGGAAGGGAACACCTTTGGGGACACCAGCCACATCTCCTCCACCCTGCACTTCAGATGACTTTGTGCATGTCAcacttccttcagctgctgccacaCCTCCTAAAAAG GAGGACAAACCAGATTCGGGGAGGCCTTCACTGTACCGACAGCAAAATGTCATAAGCAGCGATAAATCATTGG aCGCATCTGGTAGTAAAAGTTCAGTAACCTTAAGTGATCTTCCAGAGTTTTTAGGCGGTTTGTCTTTTGAAGATAGCGCTgaaaaggacagagaagaaG ATGCAATATCTAAAGAGATCTCCGAGATCACAACTGATGCTGAACACATGGTGCCTAGAGGAGGATTTGACTCTCCATTTTACcacacaaatgaaaatctgtcAGGTTCTCAGAAGAAGACCCAGTCAGTAGTCTCTAGTGTTCAGGGACACAGTCTGACCTCTGAGCCTTTAACATCTTCTCTGGACAAGCCTGGGCCTGAGAGTGCACTGGAGACACCCAAACAAACGTTTACTCCCATAGACAAGCCCTGCGGAGGCTCTGGTGAAAGCCCTGCTGGTAACAGGGAAGGAACCTCTGGGGAGACAAGTATTCTCACTCCCAGCCCTTGCAAAGCATCAGCACAGGGAAGAGCAGTGTTTGGGAGTGGGCAGCCTCCCCTGTATGAGCACCTTTTTGAGGTTGCGTTACCAAAGACTGCCTACCTCTTTGTTGGCAAGAAGACTGAGGAGCTGCTAAAGAAAGCCAAGGGAACCCAGGATAAAGACTGCATGTCCTCTACTTCTCCAGTGGAAGTACTGGATAGACTGATACAGCAAGGGGCGGATGCACACACTAAGGAGCTGAACAA attGTCTCTGCCAAGCAAATCTGCTGACTGGACTCACTTTGGAG GTTCTCCCCCTTCAGATGAGATTCACACCCTGCGTAACCAATTGCTGTTGCTGCACAACCAGTTGCTGTATGAACGCTTCAAAAGGCAACAACATGCCCTCCGGAATCGGCGGCTTTTGCGCAAAGTGATTAAAGCCACAGCACTGGAGGAACATAATGCTGCCATG AAAGACCAGCtaaaattacaggaaaaagaaatccaggcCTTGAAACTGAGTCTACAGAAAGAACAGGCCAGGTACCACCAGTTTCAGGAGGAGCATGAGAGTATAGTGGCTCAGCTTCACAGCCAGATCAGACAGCTGCAACATGACCGTGAGGAATTCTACAACCAGAGCCAGGAATTGCAG acCAAGCTGGAAGACTGCCGGAACATGATTGCAGATCTGAGGTTAGAATTGAAAAAGGCTAACAACAAAGTCTGTCACACAGAACTGCTTCTTAGCCAGGTTTCTCAGAAG ctTTCCAACAGTGAATCGGTGCAACAGCAGATGGAGTTCTTGAACAGACAACTTCTGGTTCTTGGAGAGGTCAATGAGTTGtacctggagcagctgcagcacaagcaCACAGACACTACAAAG gAGGTTGAAATGTTGCATGCTGCTTTTCGAAAGGAActggagaaagcaaaactgtgtGTTCAGCAGCAAAGCCAAAGGCTCGATGCTTCCCAGAAACGGATAGCTGAACTGGAATCTCAGCTTTCTAAAAAGGACCACCTCTTCTTGGAGCAAAAGAAATACCTGGAAGATGTCAAAATCAAAGCAAG AGGTCAGTTGCAAGCAGTAGAAAGTAGATACAGGGCCCAGAAAAGAATCACCCAGGCGTTTGAGCTGGAGATCTTGAACCTGTTTGGCCGACTGGAGAACAGCCCGCTGAAGAAActtgaagatgaaaaaacagaagcagctgaagcGGCAGAAGAAAG GCTGGATTGTGGTAATGAAGGTTGTGCAGATACTGTGGCAGGACACAGTGAAGAAACCATTGATAGAAATGGAGAAACCAAACCTCCCAGCACTCGAGGTAGCAGTAAAGGTGGCAGCAACAGTGAGCTCTCCaccccagaaaaaaaacagaaccagAGATTCAGCAGTCGCTGGGAGACCTCCATGTTGCGGGAGCCCTCCACTACTGTCCCACTGACTGTAGGTTCACTCCCCAGCTCCAAGAGCTTCCTTGGTATGAAGTCACGAGAGTTGTTTCGCAACAAGAGTGAGAGCCAGTGTGATGAGCACGGTGTAACCATCAACAGCCTTTCTGATACTCTAAAGACTGAACTATGTAAAGATCCAAGCATGGAGACGAAGGCTCTACCAAGCCCCGATAACCTCAGCCTCTCACCTAAGATCCAGGAAAGCAGTGTTGGACAGCTTCATATCATGGACTACAATGAAACTCATCATGACCACAGTTAA